Proteins from one Erpetoichthys calabaricus chromosome 11, fErpCal1.3, whole genome shotgun sequence genomic window:
- the LOC114660899 gene encoding SEC14-like protein 1 isoform X1 gives MKQYTANIKRGKEVIEYYLNELIAEGITHIPRWSPPEKKVVEKPIVHPVLSFLTSAPESHMELEDVVHSGAKETNSNLCSSSEPTTPDDKLDADYIERYLGQLTPMQESCLIQLRQWLQETHKGKSEAGEWKAEKIPKDEHILRFLKARDFNIDKAREMLCQSLTWRKQYQVDYILETWRPPAFLEEYYAGGWHFQDRDRRPLYILRLGQMDTKGLVKALGEEALLRHVLSINEEGQKRCEENTKIFGRPITSWTCLVDLEGLNMRHLWRPGVKALLRIIEVVEANYPETLGRLLIVRAPRVFPVLWTLVSPFINENTRQKFLIYSGNNYQGAGGLIDYIDKEIIPDFLGGDCMCYVPEGGLVPKSLYQTEEELENSDNIKLWTETIYQSANIFKGAPHEIVIEILEGSSVITWDFDILKGDVVFNIFHSKRSPQAARKEPSAPLVGGNNVQLIERSWVLGVDYSMVESPLTCREGESIQGSHITRWPGFYILQWKMNSPPSCSATTLPRVDDVLATLQVSSHKCKVMYYTEVLASEDFRGSMTSLESCHSGFSQLSAGTTSSSQSQSSSLISR, from the exons GGTAAAGAAGTAATTGAATATTATCTGAACGAGTTGATTGCAGAGGGCATTACACATATTCCTCGATGGAGCCCCCCAGAGAAGAAAGTTGTGGAAAAACCAATAGTTCATCCTGTCCTGTCCTTTCTGACTTCAGCACCAGAGTCTCATATGGAGTTAGAAGACGTTGTGCATAGTGGTGCCAAAGAAACAAACAGTAACCTCTGTAGTTCTTCTGAGCCTACAACGCCAGATG ATAAGCTGGATGCTGATTACATTGAACGATATCTGGGTCAGCTAACACCAATGCAAGAAAGCTGTTTAATTCAGCTGAGACAGTGGTTACAAGAAACGCATAAAGGAAAG tcAGAAGCTGGTGAATGGAAagcagaaaag ATTCCCAAAGATGAGCACATTCTAAGGTTTCTAAAGGCTCGTGATTTTAATATTGATAAAGCAAGAGAGATGTTATGTCAGTCGTTAACCTGGCGTAAGCAGTATCAAGTAGACTACATCCTTGAAACGTGGAGACCACCTGCATTCCTAGAAGAATATTATGCAGGAGGGTGGCACTTTCAAGACAGAGACAGACGCCCGCTATACATTTTGCGTCTTGGTCAGATGGACACCAAAGGTTTAGTGAAAGCTTTGGGTGAAGAAGCACTTCTGAGACAT gttttATCAATTAACGAAGAAGGGCAGAAACGatgtgaagaaaacacaaaaatctttGGACGGCCAATTAC GTCATGGACATGTCTCGTGGACTTGGAGGGACTGAACATGAGGCATCTTTGGAGACCTGGTGTTAAGGCTTTGCTTCGAATAATAGAGGTGGTGGAAGCCAATTACCCAGAGACTTTGGGAAGACTACTGATTGTGAGGGCACCCAGAGTGTTCCCTGTGCTTTGGACTCTT GTTAGTCCATTTATCAATGAAAATACAAGACAGAAGTTTCTCATCTATAGTGGAAACAATTACCAAGGAGCTGGAGGGCTCATAGACTACATTGATAAAGAAATTATTCCAGACTTTCTGGGAGGAGATTGTATG TGTTATGTTCCAGAAGGAGGCCTGGTTCCTAAATCTCTTTATCAAACAGAAGAGGAACTGGAGAACTCTGATAACATCAAACTGTGGACAGAGACCATCTACCAGTCTGCAAATATATTTAAAGGCGCACCACATGAA attGTTATCGAAATACTGGAGGGCTCCTCTGTGATCACCTGGGACTTTGACATTCTCAAGGGAGACGTCGTGTTCAATATATTCCACTCAAAGAGATCTCCTCAGGCAGCGAGAAAGGAACCCTCAGCACCCTTGGTGGGTGGAAATAATGTGCAGTTGATAGAAAGGAGTTGGGTACTGGGAGTGGACTACAGCATGGTGGAGTCTCCATTAACTTGTCGCGAAGGAGAGAGCATTCAG GGCTCACATATAACTCGCTGGCCAGGGTTCTACATTCTCCAGTGGAAAATGAACTCCCCTCCGTCCTGTTCTGCTACAACACTACCCAGGGTGGATGATGTGCTGGCCACGCTGCAGGTGTCCTCGCACAAGTGCAAAGTGATGTACTACACTGAAGTGCTGGCGTCTGAAGACTTCAG ggGGTCAATGACAAGCCTTGAATCCTGTCACAGTGGATTTTCTCAGTTAAGTGCTGGAACAACATCATCTAGCCAGTCCCAGAGCAGCTCACTGATTTCTAGATAG